A section of the Pseudomonas sp. FP453 genome encodes:
- a CDS encoding TlpA disulfide reductase family protein: MLTLTIGTFAIALNHLLLISALILATLVGWRVAKRGGENPESVLFSLFLLGMLVARLSFVLMYWNDYSHDPLLMVDLRDGGFLAWPGIIALVLGALAYGWRRPALRTPLGAGVISGLVFWGLTSLSLSLYDKGAQLPDITLRNASGETVQLADYKGGPLVINLWATWCPPCRREMPVLERAQRQRPDVTFLFVNQAESMQSVSTYLATQGLTLDNVLFDASGRLGQAVGSMALPTTLFYSADGRLLNSHLGELSQASLARAMEPFDTAPQRKPTCQASATC; this comes from the coding sequence ATGTTGACCCTGACCATCGGCACCTTCGCCATCGCCCTGAATCACCTCCTGCTGATCAGCGCGCTGATTCTCGCCACCCTGGTGGGGTGGCGCGTGGCCAAGCGTGGCGGTGAGAACCCGGAATCGGTGCTGTTCAGCCTGTTCCTGCTGGGCATGCTGGTGGCGCGGCTCAGTTTTGTGCTGATGTACTGGAACGACTACAGCCACGACCCGCTGCTGATGGTGGATCTGCGTGACGGTGGATTCCTCGCCTGGCCCGGCATTATCGCCCTGGTCCTCGGCGCGCTGGCGTACGGCTGGCGCCGTCCGGCCCTGCGCACGCCGCTGGGCGCCGGTGTGATCAGCGGCCTGGTGTTCTGGGGGCTGACCAGTTTGTCCCTGAGCCTGTACGACAAGGGCGCACAACTGCCGGACATCACCCTGCGCAACGCCAGCGGCGAAACGGTGCAACTGGCCGATTACAAGGGCGGCCCGCTGGTGATCAACCTGTGGGCCACCTGGTGCCCGCCGTGCCGCCGGGAAATGCCGGTGCTGGAACGCGCGCAGCGCCAACGCCCCGACGTGACCTTCCTGTTCGTCAACCAGGCCGAAAGCATGCAAAGCGTCAGCACCTACCTCGCCACCCAGGGCCTGACCCTCGACAACGTGCTCTTCGACGCCAGCGGCCGCCTCGGCCAGGCCGTGGGCTCGATGGCCTTGCCGACTACGCTGTTCTACAGCGCCGACGGACGCCTGCTCAACAGCCACCTCGGTGAACTGTCCCAAGCCAGCCTGGCCCGTGCCATGGAACCCTTCGACACCGCCCCACAAAGGAAACCCACATGCCAAGCCTCCGCCACCTGCTGA
- the dsbG gene encoding thiol:disulfide interchange protein DsbG, with protein sequence MPSLRHLLTLLPLTLAATLAQAEDWPAPIKQIEAKGAKILGKFDAPSGLTGYAAQYQNRGMALYLTADGKNVLAGNLYDAQGNDLSSAPLEKLVYAPMAKEVWAKMEKSSWIQDGDVNAPRIVYLFSDPNCPYCNMFWEQARPWVKAGKVQLRHIMVGIIREDSAAKSAALFAAKDPQKALEEHEAAGKGSKLQALAKIPANIEAKLDGNMKLMDELELSATPAIFYLDDKGGLQQQQGAPSPEKLGKILGPK encoded by the coding sequence ATGCCAAGCCTCCGCCACCTGCTGACCCTGCTGCCGCTGACACTCGCGGCCACCCTGGCCCAGGCCGAAGACTGGCCGGCGCCGATCAAACAGATCGAAGCCAAGGGCGCCAAGATCCTCGGCAAGTTCGACGCCCCCAGCGGCCTCACCGGCTACGCCGCGCAATACCAGAACCGCGGCATGGCCCTGTACCTGACCGCCGACGGCAAAAACGTGCTCGCCGGCAACCTGTACGACGCCCAAGGCAACGACCTGAGCAGCGCGCCCCTGGAAAAACTGGTGTACGCGCCCATGGCCAAGGAAGTCTGGGCCAAGATGGAAAAAAGCAGCTGGATCCAGGACGGCGACGTCAACGCACCGCGCATCGTCTACCTGTTCAGCGACCCCAACTGCCCGTACTGCAACATGTTCTGGGAACAGGCGCGGCCATGGGTCAAGGCCGGCAAGGTGCAGTTGCGCCACATTATGGTCGGCATCATCCGCGAAGACAGCGCGGCCAAATCCGCCGCGTTGTTTGCCGCCAAAGACCCGCAAAAGGCCCTGGAAGAACACGAAGCCGCCGGCAAGGGCAGCAAGTTGCAGGCGCTGGCAAAGATCCCGGCGAATATCGAGGCCAAGCTGGATGGGAATATGAAGTTGATGGATGAGCTGGAGTTGTCGGCAACACCGGCGATTTTCTATCTGGATGACAAGGGTGGGTTGCAGCAACAGCAAGGGGCGCCGTCGCCGGAGAAGTTGGGGAAAATACTCGGGCCCAAATGA